The following are from one region of the Halarcobacter sp. genome:
- a CDS encoding GDP-L-fucose synthase — translation MNKNSKIYIAGHTGLVGSAILKKLKEKNYTNIITRTHDKLDLTNQSLVANFFKKEKPEYVILAAAKVGGIMANNLFRADFIYENISIQNNVIHQSYLHNVKKLLFLGSTCIYPKDAPQPIKESSLLTGPLEYTNEPYAIAKLAGIKMCESYNIQYNTNFISVMPTNLYGPNDNFDLDNSHVLPALIRKIHLAKLLNEEKYDEIMLDLGIDNIFKAKKYLKKYGITKNNVEIWGTGEPKREFLYSEDMADACIFLLKNKSFNDIVNSQSLSKSGEIKNTHINIGTGKDISIKELAYLIKDIVNFQGNFNFNTNKPDGVILKKTDITKLENMGWKYKITLREGIKKAYDFYTQNIK, via the coding sequence ATAAATAAAAATTCAAAAATTTATATAGCCGGTCATACCGGACTAGTCGGTTCCGCGATTTTAAAAAAGCTTAAAGAAAAAAATTATACAAATATTATAACAAGAACTCATGATAAATTAGATTTAACTAATCAATCTCTAGTTGCAAATTTTTTTAAAAAAGAAAAACCAGAATATGTTATTTTAGCTGCTGCAAAAGTAGGTGGAATAATGGCAAATAATTTATTTAGAGCTGATTTTATTTATGAAAATATCTCTATTCAAAATAACGTTATACATCAATCTTATCTGCACAATGTAAAAAAATTATTATTCTTGGGTTCAACTTGTATATATCCAAAAGATGCCCCTCAACCTATAAAAGAAAGTTCATTATTAACAGGGCCATTGGAATATACAAATGAACCATATGCAATTGCAAAACTTGCTGGTATAAAAATGTGTGAATCATACAATATTCAGTATAATACCAATTTTATTTCAGTAATGCCTACAAACCTTTATGGTCCAAATGATAATTTTGATTTAGATAATTCTCATGTTTTACCTGCACTAATTAGAAAAATTCATTTGGCTAAATTATTAAATGAAGAAAAATATGATGAAATAATGTTAGATTTGGGAATTGATAATATTTTTAAAGCTAAAAAATATCTTAAAAAATATGGAATTACAAAAAATAATGTTGAAATTTGGGGGACAGGAGAACCTAAACGTGAATTTTTATATTCTGAAGATATGGCTGATGCCTGTATATTCTTACTTAAAAATAAGAGTTTTAATGATATAGTGAATAGTCAATCTCTATCAAAAAGTGGAGAAATTAAAAATACTCATATTAACATAGGAACAGGAAAAGATATAAGTATAAAAGAATTAGCATATCTTATTAAAGATATTGTAAACTTTCAAGGAAATTTTAATTTTAATACAAATAAACCAGATGGTGTTATACTCAAAAAAACTGATATTACAAAACTTGAAAATATGGGCTGGAAATATAAAATAACACTGAGAGAAGGAATAAAAAAAGCATATGATTTCTATACACAAAACATCAAATAA
- a CDS encoding TylF/MycF/NovP-related O-methyltransferase, producing the protein MISIHKTSNNINNILKSTPIISQMVTDTQIIHILSNLESTLDSNIEGEIVELGCNIGTTSIFIRKLLDLKESKKEYYVYDSFEGLPAKLSHDMSNTAIQYKEGSCKTSLDLFTNTFKNYNLKKPIVCQGWFKNIDESSFPKKISFAFFDGDFYSSIIDSFDKIYSKLSPGAKVIIHDYGWDALPGVKKACDDFLKNKPEKILMLEVGIGLLIKK; encoded by the coding sequence ATGATTTCTATACACAAAACATCAAATAACATAAATAACATTTTAAAGTCAACACCTATAATATCTCAAATGGTTACAGATACACAAATTATTCATATTTTATCTAATTTAGAAAGTACTCTAGATTCTAATATTGAAGGAGAAATTGTTGAACTTGGATGTAATATTGGTACTACCTCTATATTTATTAGAAAACTATTAGATCTCAAAGAAAGTAAAAAAGAGTATTATGTATATGATTCATTTGAAGGACTTCCTGCTAAATTGTCACATGATATGTCAAATACAGCAATACAATATAAAGAGGGTTCATGCAAAACTTCTTTAGATCTTTTTACAAATACGTTTAAAAATTATAATTTAAAAAAACCAATAGTATGTCAAGGTTGGTTTAAAAATATTGATGAATCTTCTTTTCCTAAAAAAATTTCTTTTGCATTTTTTGATGGTGATTTTTATTCTTCTATAATTGATAGTTTTGATAAAATATATTCTAAATTATCTCCTGGAGCAAAAGTTATTATTCATGACTATGGATGGGATGCATTACCAGGGGTAAAAAAAGCCTGTGATGATTTTTTGAAAAATAAACCAGAAAAAATACTAATGTTAGAAGTAGGGATAGGTTTATTAATAAAAAAATGA
- a CDS encoding glycosyltransferase family 2 protein, which translates to MNTTYPKISIVTVTYNAEHFLEQTILSILKQKYPNIEYIIIDGNSSDKTVEIIKKYEKYISYWTSESDKGIYDAMNKGISISTGEWINFMNAGDSFVEEDTICKIMNELEPETDLIAGDIYYIAEDNKKSYKSHKEIYYPLDNMFCYHQTLFTKTYIMKNIPFSLEFSIAADYDFVLNCFLRNYNFQFVNFPIANFLAGGISEQNVIKARIEDLFIQSKYLDKVDNIFNSNAYNTLKSLENSSHNMFFNRLFNNLLSQCYHFHLEKKNFVLYGYGNIGKIIYSNFKNNIKYVIDQQYDILKKQYIKPITVLKNSPNELIVISVLGREKEIIDELINTYNIRKELIIIFNL; encoded by the coding sequence ATGAATACTACTTATCCAAAAATTTCAATTGTTACAGTAACATATAATGCCGAACATTTTCTTGAGCAAACAATTCTTAGTATATTGAAACAAAAATATCCAAATATTGAATATATAATCATAGATGGTAATAGTTCAGATAAAACAGTTGAAATAATTAAAAAATATGAAAAATATATATCATACTGGACAAGTGAATCGGACAAGGGAATTTATGATGCAATGAACAAAGGAATATCTATATCAACAGGAGAATGGATAAACTTTATGAATGCAGGAGATAGTTTTGTAGAAGAAGATACAATTTGTAAAATAATGAATGAATTAGAACCTGAAACTGATTTAATAGCAGGAGATATATATTACATAGCAGAAGATAATAAAAAATCATATAAATCACATAAAGAAATTTATTATCCATTAGATAATATGTTTTGTTACCATCAAACTTTATTTACAAAAACATATATTATGAAAAATATACCTTTTTCCTTAGAATTTTCAATTGCTGCTGATTATGATTTTGTATTGAATTGTTTTCTAAGAAATTATAATTTTCAATTTGTAAACTTTCCAATTGCAAATTTTTTAGCTGGAGGTATTTCTGAACAAAATGTAATAAAAGCAAGAATTGAAGATTTATTTATTCAATCAAAATATTTAGATAAAGTTGATAATATTTTTAATTCAAATGCGTACAATACATTAAAAAGTTTAGAGAATTCATCTCATAATATGTTTTTTAATAGACTATTTAATAATTTACTTTCTCAATGCTATCACTTTCACCTAGAAAAAAAGAATTTTGTTCTTTATGGTTATGGAAATATTGGTAAAATAATTTATTCTAATTTTAAGAATAACATAAAATATGTTATAGATCAACAATATGATATCTTAAAAAAGCAATATATAAAACCTATTACTGTTTTAAAAAATAGTCCTAATGAATTGATTGTTATATCTGTTTTAGGAAGAGAAAAAGAAATTATAGATGAATTAATTAACACATATAATATACGAAAAGAGTTAATAATAATATTTAATCTTTAA
- a CDS encoding glycosyltransferase family 2 protein, translating into MSSCKNPLVSIIVPIFNAENYINKCLNSILNQTMKNIEIIIVDDASTDRSLFIVENYKNKDSRIKIIGLKYNKGPGNARNKGIIYASSKFVMFIDSDDYIHPKMVEILYNEALSKNCDIVSCRYHRVSNDEVLSTSPLDIYSNDSICDFMKGCISPMVWNKIYSIRLFIDNDIFFPEELYFEDQIVTFQLFFYAKNISVLENIFYNWNVTDKSITNSISLKHINDLFRVFKLIKKFLIDKKVYKHYEDYFLSKLLYITTTHLLSLLFNQKLKNQIFLENIENKLYSFNNNILEIVKTNNKSYYINYIYNLFKITKNNNLKLRYNQIQIKRNIMIDSYNLDSDILFNLIKLKSIKELIIYGTGEIAHELIKKIKNKKIKIIMILDSNNTASTFDYNNVYTLESSPINIDNKYIIIASIAYANEIIQKIKNYSLTKKISPNIISINDFIDYIEIK; encoded by the coding sequence TTGAGCAGTTGTAAAAATCCTTTAGTAAGTATTATTGTCCCTATTTTTAATGCTGAAAACTATATAAATAAATGTTTAAATTCAATATTAAATCAAACAATGAAAAATATTGAAATTATTATTGTAGATGATGCTTCAACTGATAGAAGTTTATTTATAGTTGAAAATTATAAAAATAAAGATTCTCGAATAAAAATTATAGGTCTAAAATATAACAAAGGTCCAGGTAATGCAAGAAATAAAGGTATAATTTATGCATCTTCTAAATTTGTTATGTTTATAGATAGTGATGATTATATTCATCCTAAAATGGTTGAAATTCTTTATAATGAAGCTTTGTCAAAAAATTGTGATATTGTTAGTTGTCGATATCATAGAGTAAGTAATGACGAAGTCTTATCTACATCTCCTTTAGATATTTATTCTAATGATTCTATTTGTGATTTCATGAAAGGATGTATTTCACCAATGGTATGGAATAAAATATACTCGATAAGATTATTTATTGATAACGATATATTTTTTCCTGAAGAATTATATTTTGAAGACCAAATTGTTACATTTCAATTGTTTTTTTATGCAAAGAATATTAGTGTTTTAGAAAATATATTTTATAATTGGAATGTTACAGACAAATCTATTACTAATAGTATCTCTTTAAAACATATAAATGATTTATTCCGTGTGTTTAAATTAATTAAAAAGTTTCTTATAGATAAAAAAGTTTATAAACACTATGAGGACTATTTTTTATCAAAACTCTTATATATAACAACTACTCATTTATTAAGTCTTTTATTTAATCAAAAATTGAAGAATCAGATTTTTTTAGAAAATATTGAAAATAAATTATACTCTTTTAATAATAATATTTTAGAAATTGTTAAAACCAATAATAAGAGTTACTATATAAATTATATATATAATCTTTTTAAAATAACTAAAAATAATAATTTAAAATTAAGATATAATCAGATACAAATAAAAAGAAATATAATGATTGATTCTTATAATTTAGATTCGGATATACTTTTTAACTTGATAAAGCTAAAGTCCATAAAAGAATTAATAATATATGGTACCGGAGAAATTGCACATGAACTTATAAAAAAAATAAAAAACAAGAAAATAAAAATAATAATGATACTTGATTCAAATAATACTGCAAGTACATTTGATTATAATAATGTATATACTCTTGAATCTAGTCCTATAAATATTGATAATAAATATATTATTATTGCAAGTATTGCTTATGCAAATGAAATTATACAGAAAATTAAAAACTATTCTTTAACAAAAAAAATTTCCCCTAATATTATTAGTATAAATGATTTTATAGATTATATAGAAATAAAATGA
- a CDS encoding DJ-1/PfpI/YhbO family deglycase/protease → MGKRAVIIIGKGFEDSEFTYPFYRLQEENIKVDVAIAGDKSVNGKLGQEANPTIKCKELDEKDFDMVIIPGGHEGPDRARQVQEILDFVRAMDEKRKPIATICHGSWVTISAKIMKGKKATCYKGMKDDLINSGCEYLEEDVVVDGHFVSSPHFRNNHQWMKALIEQL, encoded by the coding sequence ATGGGAAAAAGAGCTGTAATAATCATAGGAAAAGGGTTTGAAGATAGTGAGTTTACATACCCTTTTTATAGACTACAAGAAGAGAATATAAAAGTTGATGTAGCAATTGCCGGAGATAAAAGCGTAAATGGTAAGCTTGGGCAAGAGGCAAACCCAACTATAAAATGTAAAGAGTTAGATGAAAAAGATTTTGATATGGTTATCATTCCAGGAGGTCATGAAGGTCCAGATAGAGCAAGACAAGTACAAGAGATACTTGATTTTGTAAGAGCAATGGATGAGAAGAGAAAGCCAATTGCAACAATTTGTCATGGCTCTTGGGTTACAATCTCAGCAAAAATAATGAAAGGCAAAAAAGCAACTTGTTATAAAGGGATGAAAGATGACCTTATAAACTCTGGTTGTGAATATTTAGAAGAAGATGTTGTAGTTGATGGACATTTTGTATCATCGCCACATTTTAGAAATAATCATCAATGGATGAAGGCTTTGATTGAGCAGTTGTAA